The following are encoded together in the Pedobacter sp. D749 genome:
- a CDS encoding ABC transporter permease, whose product MLKNYFKIVLAVLKRRKFFTFISLFGISFTLTILMVVTALADKMISPDYPDYKRERSLYIERIEIKNSKEGWMNSSNVSVYFLEHYVATLKNLQKLAITSGSKSSNAYVNNKKLVIGYQYTNADYWNVLEYKFLEGKAFSQKEIDHAELVAVISKETKEAYFGDEKSVVGKFISADNINYRVIGVIENVSETVRNFNGDMYLPYSIAKENRNNTDVMGAYNAVLLAKSKTDLPKLEKEFKQMIKKVPIPKDFDKLYCNADPFFTSVSRRIGGNSTNGAVAKVITLASGFILLFLLLPTINLVNINVTRIMERSSEIGVRKAFGASSKTLVYQFIVENMILTFLGGFIGIILSLVVIALINESDFLSNMRLTMNFAVLCYSFLACVFFGLISGVYPAWRMSKLNVVKALKA is encoded by the coding sequence ATGTTAAAAAACTACTTTAAAATAGTCCTGGCTGTATTGAAACGGAGAAAGTTCTTCACCTTCATCAGCCTGTTCGGGATCAGCTTTACGCTCACCATTCTGATGGTGGTTACGGCACTGGCTGATAAAATGATCAGTCCGGATTACCCCGATTATAAAAGAGAAAGATCGTTATACATAGAACGAATTGAGATCAAAAATTCTAAAGAAGGCTGGATGAACAGCAGTAATGTTTCCGTTTATTTTTTGGAACATTATGTAGCTACCTTAAAAAACCTGCAAAAATTGGCCATTACATCAGGTTCGAAATCATCCAATGCTTATGTAAACAATAAAAAACTGGTTATAGGTTATCAATACACCAATGCAGATTATTGGAATGTACTGGAATATAAATTTCTGGAAGGAAAAGCATTTTCACAAAAGGAAATTGATCATGCAGAATTGGTTGCGGTAATTTCGAAAGAAACAAAAGAAGCCTATTTTGGCGATGAAAAATCGGTTGTGGGTAAATTTATTTCTGCAGACAACATCAATTACAGGGTTATTGGGGTTATAGAAAATGTATCAGAAACCGTTCGGAATTTTAATGGCGATATGTATTTACCTTACAGTATTGCAAAAGAAAATCGCAACAATACTGATGTAATGGGGGCTTACAATGCAGTTCTGCTCGCAAAAAGTAAAACCGATCTTCCTAAACTAGAAAAGGAATTTAAACAGATGATCAAGAAAGTGCCAATTCCCAAGGATTTTGATAAACTGTACTGTAACGCCGATCCGTTTTTTACCAGCGTTAGCAGAAGAATCGGAGGCAATTCTACAAATGGTGCAGTTGCAAAGGTAATTACTTTGGCCAGCGGATTTATACTGCTTTTCTTGTTACTGCCAACCATCAACCTGGTTAATATCAACGTTACCAGGATTATGGAACGCTCCTCTGAAATTGGTGTTCGTAAAGCCTTTGGTGCCTCTTCAAAAACATTGGTTTACCAGTTTATTGTTGAAAATATGATCCTCACCTTTCTTGGTGGATTTATCGGCATAATCCTGTCGCTCGTTGTGATTGCGCTCATTAATGAATCCGATTTTCTTTCCAACATGCGCCTTACAATGAATTTTGCAGTGCTGTGTTATAGTTTCCTTGCCTGCGTATTTTTCGGACTCATTTCTGGTGTTTATCCAGCCTGGCGCATGTCGAAATTGAATGTAGTTAAAGCACTTAAAGCCTAA
- a CDS encoding ABC transporter ATP-binding protein gives MIRLQNIEKVYRTDTVETLAINGISLDIAKGEFLSIMGPSGCGKSTLLNIMGLLDEPSKGNIKIDEQDISRFSDQKLAKFRNQKLGFIFQSYHLINDLRVLDNVELPLLYRTSSAKERKVLATAALEKVGLSNRLKHFPTQLSGGQRQRVAIARAIVGNPQIILADEPTGNLDSAMGNEIMDILINLNKNEGTTIVMVTHDESMAHKTHRLVRLFDGSQVQ, from the coding sequence ATGATTCGCTTACAAAACATTGAAAAAGTTTACCGGACCGATACAGTGGAGACACTTGCCATCAACGGAATCAGCCTGGACATTGCCAAAGGTGAGTTTCTTTCGATCATGGGTCCATCGGGTTGTGGTAAAAGTACGCTCCTGAACATCATGGGTTTACTGGATGAGCCATCAAAAGGAAACATTAAAATCGACGAACAGGATATCAGCCGGTTCTCTGATCAGAAACTGGCAAAATTCAGAAACCAAAAACTGGGTTTTATCTTTCAAAGTTATCACCTGATCAATGATTTGCGGGTATTGGACAATGTAGAATTACCACTACTGTACCGCACTTCATCAGCCAAAGAACGAAAAGTGCTTGCTACTGCGGCTTTAGAAAAAGTTGGTTTAAGTAACCGCTTAAAACATTTTCCTACACAGCTCTCAGGCGGTCAGCGGCAGCGTGTGGCCATTGCAAGGGCTATTGTTGGCAATCCACAGATTATTTTAGCCGATGAACCCACCGGAAATTTAGATAGTGCGATGGGAAACGAGATTATGGATATCCTGATCAACCTGAATAAAAATGAAGGCACCACCATCGTTATGGTAACGCATGATGAAAGCATGGCACATAAAACACATCGCCTGGTACGTCTATTTGATGGTTCACAAGTTCAATAA
- a CDS encoding TolC family protein — protein sequence MRGKFLFMGLLIVVTLKGFAFPKTDTLQFTLQQVVEMAKANSIAAKQAITVKETKYWEWRTFKSNYQPQLALEGILPGYTKTYTQVQQPNGSILFQPVHYDNSSLTLNFSQSIAATGGTVYGTTQLQRFDDFDRNSVLYNGIPYGIGYTQPLLQFNSLKWDKKIEPLKFNESKQVFIETQEKIAITVTEYFFDLLLAQVNLNIANLNYGNTKRILTIAGTKFELGKISKNEMLQLQLEVLNAQKAVGTAKRDVEIATLNLRSYIGIEGDDRIKLDMPAVVAQMTVITEKVLAEAFENRSDAIGFIRRLAEAKRDVAKAKGENGLTATLRANLGFSNAANSAFDIYRSPKNQQSVELKLAIPVMDWGRSKSRTKTAQANEQFITYAVEQDKQTFKQQIVTQVTLFNMMKEQILLTDEAEKIAAEKYKIASERYVLGNLSITDLSIAFQENDRAKRDYVSSLRDFWGAYYQLRYLSLYDFEKNRKITY from the coding sequence ATGCGAGGGAAATTTTTATTTATGGGTTTATTGATTGTAGTTACTTTGAAGGGTTTCGCATTTCCAAAAACTGACACCCTGCAATTCACCTTACAACAGGTTGTGGAAATGGCGAAGGCAAATTCTATTGCTGCCAAACAGGCCATCACCGTAAAGGAAACCAAATATTGGGAGTGGCGCACATTTAAATCCAATTACCAGCCACAACTCGCACTGGAAGGGATTTTACCGGGATACACCAAAACCTACACACAGGTTCAACAGCCTAACGGAAGTATACTTTTTCAACCGGTACACTACGATAACTCCTCGTTGACATTAAATTTTAGTCAGAGCATAGCCGCCACCGGAGGAACTGTTTATGGAACCACACAGCTCCAACGTTTTGACGATTTTGACAGGAATAGCGTGCTGTACAACGGAATCCCCTACGGTATTGGTTATACACAGCCCTTACTACAGTTTAACAGCCTAAAATGGGATAAGAAAATAGAACCCTTAAAATTCAATGAAAGCAAACAGGTTTTTATAGAAACACAGGAAAAAATTGCCATCACGGTTACAGAGTATTTTTTCGATTTGTTACTGGCACAGGTTAACCTGAACATTGCCAATTTAAATTATGGGAACACCAAACGCATTTTAACCATTGCCGGTACAAAATTCGAATTGGGCAAAATCTCTAAAAACGAAATGTTGCAGCTTCAGTTAGAAGTTTTAAATGCACAGAAGGCAGTTGGTACCGCAAAACGCGATGTAGAAATTGCCACCTTAAACTTGCGGAGCTATATTGGCATTGAAGGCGACGATAGGATTAAATTGGATATGCCTGCAGTAGTGGCCCAAATGACCGTAATTACTGAGAAAGTTCTGGCCGAGGCTTTCGAAAACCGTTCGGATGCCATTGGCTTTATCCGACGTTTGGCCGAAGCTAAAAGAGATGTAGCAAAAGCAAAAGGCGAAAATGGCTTAACTGCAACCTTAAGGGCTAACCTTGGTTTCTCTAATGCGGCAAACAGCGCTTTCGACATTTATCGTTCGCCAAAAAATCAGCAATCCGTCGAATTAAAACTTGCTATCCCTGTAATGGATTGGGGAAGATCTAAATCGCGTACCAAAACTGCTCAGGCCAACGAGCAATTTATCACCTATGCTGTAGAGCAGGATAAACAGACGTTTAAACAACAGATTGTAACGCAGGTAACGCTTTTTAACATGATGAAAGAACAGATTCTGCTTACTGATGAAGCCGAAAAGATTGCTGCCGAAAAATACAAAATTGCCAGCGAGCGGTATGTTTTGGGCAACCTGAGCATTACCGACCTCAGTATCGCCTTTCAGGAAAACGACAGGGCTAAACGCGATTATGTTTCCTCCCTGCGCGATTTCTGGGGTGCTTACTACCAGCTCCGTTACCTCTCGCTTTACGATTTCGAAAAAAACAGAAAAATAACCTATTAA
- a CDS encoding efflux RND transporter periplasmic adaptor subunit produces the protein MDKLIEEEVSSKRKKKTYLIIFIIIIVLAIILWLVRFYFKPSLTDADITTARVETGIIENTINATGEVLPEFEEVLTSPINASIKNVSMDAGNKVNKGQSILLLDKSVSQTDYGKLQFQMESKENEIRKLKLDLEKSFFDIKSNNNIKQLRISNLKDAVSSAKRLLKAGGGTKEDVERAELDLKVAELEKLQLENEIKSKQQTMKIEIREAEIALAIQRNDLNALKRKLDLADVVATRPGVITWVNKNIGSSVHEGDALVKIADLSGFKVAGSMSDNLLDKIHNNMAAIIRIGNTQLRGSIVNISPSVSNAIVSFDIQLNQKDSKELRPNQKVDVFLVTATRNGVLRIANGPAFNGSNLQEVFVLKNGIAERRTVKTGLSNFDYVEILSGLKAGDEVITSDMGNYKNTKTITISN, from the coding sequence ATGGACAAACTCATTGAAGAAGAAGTTTCTTCGAAAAGGAAAAAGAAAACTTACCTCATCATTTTTATCATCATCATTGTTCTCGCCATTATCTTATGGTTGGTACGGTTTTATTTTAAGCCATCATTAACCGATGCTGATATTACTACAGCCAGGGTAGAGACCGGAATAATCGAAAATACCATTAACGCTACCGGCGAGGTACTACCTGAATTCGAAGAGGTTTTAACGAGTCCGATAAACGCATCGATTAAAAATGTATCAATGGATGCCGGTAACAAAGTAAATAAAGGTCAATCGATTTTATTGCTTGATAAATCGGTTAGCCAAACAGATTATGGAAAACTTCAGTTTCAAATGGAATCAAAAGAAAATGAGATCCGTAAGCTGAAATTGGATCTGGAGAAGAGTTTTTTCGATATCAAATCCAATAACAACATTAAACAATTACGGATCAGTAACCTTAAAGATGCGGTTTCTTCAGCTAAAAGATTATTAAAAGCAGGCGGCGGAACAAAGGAAGATGTAGAACGCGCAGAACTTGACTTAAAAGTTGCTGAACTAGAAAAACTTCAACTGGAAAATGAGATCAAGAGCAAACAGCAGACCATGAAAATTGAAATCAGGGAAGCTGAAATTGCTTTGGCCATCCAGAGGAACGATCTCAATGCGCTAAAACGAAAGCTCGATCTGGCTGACGTAGTTGCAACAAGGCCCGGCGTAATTACCTGGGTAAACAAAAATATAGGATCGAGTGTACATGAGGGTGATGCATTGGTCAAAATTGCCGATTTAAGCGGTTTTAAAGTTGCCGGGAGCATGTCTGATAACCTGCTCGATAAAATCCACAACAATATGGCTGCCATTATCCGCATCGGCAATACACAGTTACGTGGCTCCATTGTAAACATCTCTCCTTCAGTAAGCAACGCCATTGTTTCATTTGATATTCAATTGAACCAAAAAGACAGTAAAGAACTTCGGCCAAACCAAAAAGTTGATGTTTTTCTGGTTACCGCCACCAGAAATGGTGTATTAAGGATTGCCAATGGTCCGGCATTTAATGGTTCCAACCTGCAAGAAGTTTTTGTACTTAAAAATGGTATTGCTGAACGTAGAACCGTTAAAACCGGTTTAAGCAATTTCGATTATGTAGAAATTTTAAGCGGATTAAAAGCTGGCGATGAGGTAATTACCTCAGATATGGGTAATTATAAAAATACAAAAACCATAACCATCAGTAATTAA
- a CDS encoding YeiH family protein → MSNQNNAADTTGALTDAGISPDKKTFLQSLTEDWWAVILGTIIIAAVLYLTSNGTVISLPAFKWANSEDLLGKILSVANLLRIVEMGAVFLALASIAIGLSGGNVVRFAGGFALIYLLAIVSFIIGGNKSVSYFGLEYVVFALLIGIALGNLIRLPSWLKEAVRSEFYIKTGLVILGTTILSADLIKAGLPGIIQAVIVVTVVWFFSMWLSRKLKVDDEFGVILASAVSICGVSAAIVAAGAINGDKRKLSYVTTLVLIMAIPMMIILPWAVKYFHIPEVIGGAWLGGTLDTTATVTAAGDLVGPIAVKAGVIAKFSQNVFIGVAAFFIAIWWAYKKPKGDDGVILKAERPGLKIVWERFPKFVLGFVAASLVFSFLLSPATAKSVGPTLNGLRTVWFAIAFISIGMEAKFSSLVKLQGGKPAFTFVTAQIFNIFWTLLWSYILFGGYLLPVPDFK, encoded by the coding sequence ATGTCGAATCAAAATAACGCAGCAGATACTACCGGGGCCTTAACAGATGCGGGGATAAGCCCGGATAAGAAAACATTTTTACAATCACTCACCGAAGATTGGTGGGCAGTTATATTGGGAACAATTATCATTGCCGCTGTACTTTATTTAACCAGCAATGGCACTGTAATCAGTTTACCTGCATTTAAATGGGCAAACAGTGAAGATCTTTTGGGAAAAATATTATCGGTAGCTAACTTATTGCGGATTGTTGAAATGGGGGCTGTTTTTCTGGCTTTAGCTTCAATAGCTATAGGTTTATCAGGGGGGAATGTTGTACGGTTTGCTGGTGGTTTTGCGCTTATCTATTTGTTAGCCATTGTTTCCTTTATTATCGGAGGCAATAAAAGTGTATCCTATTTTGGATTAGAATATGTGGTATTTGCACTGCTTATAGGTATCGCGTTAGGTAACTTAATCAGGTTGCCATCCTGGCTAAAAGAAGCGGTAAGATCTGAATTTTATATTAAGACAGGTTTAGTCATATTGGGAACTACTATTTTGTCGGCCGATTTGATTAAAGCTGGTTTGCCTGGTATTATACAGGCGGTTATTGTTGTTACCGTAGTCTGGTTTTTTTCGATGTGGTTGAGCCGCAAGTTAAAAGTTGATGATGAATTTGGTGTGATATTAGCGTCAGCAGTATCTATATGTGGGGTTTCTGCAGCAATTGTAGCCGCTGGCGCTATTAATGGCGATAAACGTAAGTTATCTTATGTAACCACTTTAGTATTGATTATGGCTATCCCGATGATGATCATTTTGCCCTGGGCGGTAAAGTATTTTCATATACCTGAAGTGATTGGAGGAGCGTGGCTGGGCGGTACTTTAGATACCACGGCAACCGTAACTGCTGCAGGCGATTTGGTTGGACCAATAGCTGTTAAAGCGGGTGTTATTGCCAAGTTTTCGCAAAATGTTTTTATTGGTGTTGCTGCATTTTTCATTGCAATATGGTGGGCCTATAAAAAACCTAAGGGTGATGATGGCGTAATCCTTAAAGCAGAACGGCCGGGATTGAAAATTGTATGGGAACGATTTCCGAAATTTGTATTGGGTTTTGTTGCGGCATCGTTGGTATTTTCTTTTCTTTTATCTCCTGCAACGGCAAAAAGTGTCGGACCAACCTTAAATGGTTTACGCACCGTATGGTTTGCAATCGCATTTATTTCTATTGGGATGGAAGCAAAATTTTCATCATTGGTGAAACTTCAGGGAGGGAAGCCTGCATTTACTTTTGTTACCGCACAAATATTTAATATATTCTGGACTCTGTTATGGTCGTATATTTTATTTGGCGGGTATTTATTACCTGTGCCTGATTTTAAGTAG
- a CDS encoding sugar phosphate isomerase/epimerase: MRITKFSYLAFLICLIYIGFSGFSSDKQVYPRLGIVSGLTQDSLAYASGFKMIGESVPKILSPALTDDQFNANLKKIKAAKCKVLSCNLFYPASLKIAGPEVDEAKVLTYTETVLSRARQAGVKFIVLGSSGARSIPAGYNIVKAKSDFVILAGKLAQIAGKYSVTILLENLETTETNFITSLKSAAEIVREVNHPNFRLNADIFHMMREGESPNEIIEAGDLIGFSEVAEKQNRTLPGVMGDDFKPYLRALHKINYKGFIFIEGSIKNPTTEMPLAFKYLSAQIAEVYSEKKTD; encoded by the coding sequence ATGAGAATTACAAAATTTAGCTACCTGGCTTTTTTGATTTGCCTGATTTATATCGGTTTTTCTGGTTTTAGTTCTGATAAACAGGTTTATCCGCGATTAGGTATAGTATCTGGTTTAACACAGGATAGTTTAGCTTATGCATCTGGTTTTAAGATGATCGGCGAATCGGTTCCGAAGATACTTTCACCTGCATTAACCGATGATCAGTTTAATGCCAATTTGAAAAAGATTAAAGCGGCAAAATGTAAAGTATTAAGCTGTAACCTTTTTTACCCGGCAAGTTTAAAAATAGCCGGACCTGAGGTAGATGAGGCAAAGGTTTTAACTTATACCGAAACGGTTCTTTCAAGAGCGCGACAAGCGGGAGTTAAGTTTATCGTTTTGGGCAGTTCGGGTGCAAGAAGCATTCCCGCAGGTTATAATATCGTTAAGGCAAAATCTGATTTTGTTATTTTGGCTGGAAAGTTAGCGCAAATTGCCGGAAAATATAGCGTTACCATTTTGTTAGAAAACCTTGAGACTACCGAAACTAACTTCATCACCTCGTTAAAGTCGGCAGCAGAGATTGTAAGGGAAGTTAATCACCCTAATTTCAGACTTAACGCAGATATTTTCCATATGATGCGTGAAGGAGAATCTCCTAATGAAATTATTGAGGCAGGCGACTTGATTGGATTTTCAGAGGTTGCCGAAAAACAAAACAGGACATTGCCTGGTGTTATGGGCGACGATTTTAAACCTTATTTAAGAGCTTTGCACAAAATAAATTATAAAGGGTTCATTTTTATTGAGGGGAGCATCAAAAATCCGACTACCGAAATGCCACTTGCTTTTAAATATCTGTCTGCTCAGATTGCAGAAGTATATTCGGAAAAGAAAACGGATTAA
- a CDS encoding sensor histidine kinase produces MDRLNRSPNMIYNWVYQYRVHLIAWASFIFWESVIIGLATGIFGKFGNYVVHYIVNICLFYLHVWLLEKATIFPRRAIYKIPLFVIFELALYVGFVFYLDVFLRKYTDYIPSAAAPVETRLLTLLWRSSFFLLFSTGYYFLKQFISERTEKSRIEKQRFQMLIEKEKMDKELAMSKNAFMKAQINPHLLFNTFEFVHQKLSAYAPEDAKVMLYLSDMMRFAANTQHNEGYVRLSDEISQCENLIGLHRITQGAINIEFASGPDLDEIKLIPLVLLTILENMFKHGNLNDVENKATIDVYTFDGKLHIESRNLPRSIKSTVGFGSGMDNISNRLKYAYHQNAEMTAGIDEEGFYTLNISIYLDALTTEARGKKTEQIISF; encoded by the coding sequence ATGGATAGGTTAAACCGGAGTCCCAATATGATCTATAATTGGGTTTATCAGTATCGCGTGCATTTAATAGCCTGGGCATCTTTTATCTTTTGGGAATCTGTCATTATTGGATTGGCAACAGGGATTTTTGGCAAATTCGGGAATTATGTAGTCCATTATATCGTAAACATCTGCCTGTTTTATTTACATGTCTGGCTACTCGAAAAAGCGACCATATTCCCAAGGAGGGCGATATATAAAATTCCTTTGTTTGTTATTTTCGAACTTGCTTTATATGTTGGTTTTGTCTTTTACCTTGATGTCTTTTTAAGAAAATACACCGACTACATCCCCAGTGCAGCAGCGCCGGTAGAAACGCGTTTACTCACTTTACTATGGAGATCTTCTTTTTTCCTGCTTTTTTCTACTGGTTATTATTTCTTAAAGCAGTTTATCAGTGAAAGGACAGAAAAATCACGTATTGAAAAACAGCGTTTTCAAATGCTTATTGAGAAGGAAAAGATGGATAAAGAACTGGCCATGTCTAAGAATGCTTTCATGAAAGCACAGATCAATCCCCATCTGCTTTTTAATACATTTGAGTTTGTACACCAAAAACTAAGTGCTTACGCTCCGGAAGATGCAAAAGTGATGCTTTACCTTTCCGACATGATGCGCTTTGCAGCTAACACGCAACACAATGAAGGTTATGTCCGTTTAAGTGATGAAATTTCACAATGTGAAAACCTGATCGGCCTGCACCGAATTACTCAAGGTGCAATTAATATTGAGTTTGCCAGTGGACCTGACCTTGATGAAATTAAATTAATTCCACTTGTTTTGCTTACTATTTTAGAAAATATGTTTAAACATGGAAACCTTAATGATGTAGAAAATAAGGCAACTATAGATGTTTACACTTTTGATGGAAAATTGCATATTGAGAGCCGTAATTTACCGAGATCAATAAAAAGCACGGTAGGCTTTGGTTCAGGGATGGATAATATCAGTAACCGACTCAAGTATGCCTACCATCAAAATGCAGAAATGACCGCAGGAATTGACGAAGAAGGCTTCTACACTTTAAACATCAGTATTTACTTGGATGCATTGACAACAGAAGCTAGAGGTAAAAAGACTGAACAAATTATCTCTTTTTAA
- a CDS encoding LytTR family DNA-binding domain-containing protein, producing the protein MIKCIAIDDQYSSLVGLQKYIDDTPNMRLVQQYTDPITALRELATSETVDIIFMDVEMPQISGLELAKAIRFRTRKLIFTTSHQEYAFDAFEAAGDAYLLKPYSYAKFATTITRLFGHEMTGGANEDYFLVKNKEEEHRAVMVKYEDIIAFESFHNYIKLHTLGKIIIAYLSLKDVREQLSIKNGFIQLHRGYIVAIDKILYIDGNRITMNNHISFTVGDIYYNEFKSFISERLIISSRKK; encoded by the coding sequence ATGATTAAGTGCATAGCCATAGATGACCAGTACAGTTCTTTAGTAGGACTACAGAAATATATAGATGATACTCCAAACATGCGGCTTGTGCAGCAATATACTGACCCAATTACTGCCTTAAGGGAGCTAGCCACTTCAGAAACGGTTGATATAATTTTTATGGACGTGGAAATGCCACAAATTTCAGGGTTGGAACTGGCCAAAGCCATCCGCTTCAGAACCAGAAAACTTATCTTCACTACTTCACATCAAGAGTATGCTTTTGATGCTTTTGAAGCTGCAGGAGACGCTTATTTGCTTAAACCATATAGCTATGCTAAATTTGCAACAACAATTACCCGGCTTTTCGGACATGAAATGACTGGCGGCGCTAACGAAGATTATTTTCTGGTGAAAAATAAGGAAGAAGAGCACCGTGCGGTAATGGTTAAATATGAAGATATTATTGCCTTTGAAAGTTTTCATAATTATATTAAATTACATACCCTAGGAAAAATAATTATCGCTTACTTAAGCTTAAAAGATGTTCGGGAACAGCTTAGCATCAAAAACGGTTTTATCCAATTACACCGTGGTTATATCGTAGCCATTGATAAGATTTTGTATATTGATGGAAATCGGATTACCATGAATAACCACATTAGCTTTACCGTTGGGGATATTTATTATAATGAATTTAAAAGTTTTATTTCCGAAAGGTTAATCATCAGTAGCCGTAAAAAATAA
- a CDS encoding LLM class flavin-dependent oxidoreductase — MADHLLKNVLYSVLDLATVLDGFTAADTFKTSLDLAKQSETLGYTRYWFAEHHNMAGVASSATAVLIGYIAGNTNSIRVGSGGIMLPNHAPLIVAEQFGTLASLYPNRIDLGLGRAPGTDQVTAMAIRGENFNAAHSFPRDVEKLQQFFSASNNRASVRAMPGEGLDIPIWILGSSTDSARLAAEKGLPYAFASHFAPTYFEQAISIYRNNFKPSAFLQEPYVMACVNVVAADTDAEAERLSSSVKRMFLGVITGKRELLKPAVDDINVYWDQLEKESVEQMLYYSFIGSANTIKENLEAFVTKYGINEVMSTSHIYDHQAKLHSNKIFAGLFR, encoded by the coding sequence ATGGCTGATCACTTATTGAAAAATGTACTTTATTCCGTTCTCGATCTTGCAACTGTTTTAGATGGTTTTACTGCTGCAGATACCTTTAAAACCAGTCTTGATTTAGCTAAACAATCTGAAACTTTAGGGTATACACGTTACTGGTTTGCCGAACACCATAATATGGCCGGTGTAGCCAGTTCCGCAACGGCGGTACTTATTGGTTACATTGCCGGTAATACGAATAGTATACGCGTAGGTTCCGGAGGCATTATGCTGCCCAATCACGCACCCTTAATTGTAGCAGAACAATTTGGCACATTGGCCTCACTTTATCCTAATCGGATCGATCTGGGTTTGGGCAGGGCACCAGGAACCGATCAGGTTACGGCAATGGCCATCCGTGGCGAAAACTTTAATGCTGCTCATAGTTTTCCCAGGGATGTTGAGAAACTGCAACAGTTTTTCTCCGCCAGTAATAACCGGGCAAGTGTAAGGGCTATGCCAGGAGAAGGCCTGGACATTCCAATCTGGATTTTAGGTTCAAGTACTGATAGCGCACGCTTAGCTGCAGAAAAAGGACTTCCTTATGCTTTTGCCAGTCATTTTGCCCCAACCTATTTCGAACAGGCGATATCCATTTATAGAAATAATTTTAAACCATCAGCATTTTTACAGGAACCTTATGTAATGGCCTGTGTGAATGTGGTGGCTGCAGATACTGATGCAGAAGCAGAACGTTTGTCAAGTTCTGTAAAACGGATGTTTTTAGGTGTAATAACAGGTAAAAGAGAATTACTAAAGCCTGCTGTTGATGATATTAATGTATATTGGGATCAGTTGGAAAAAGAATCAGTAGAGCAGATGTTGTATTATTCTTTTATTGGCAGCGCTAATACCATTAAAGAAAATTTAGAAGCATTTGTTACCAAATATGGTATAAACGAGGTCATGAGCACGTCGCATATTTATGACCATCAGGCAAAATTGCATTCGAATAAAATTTTTGCCGGGTTGTTTAGATAG
- a CDS encoding RNA polymerase sigma factor — MSETLLSSLQCGSRWAMEKIYHVYWEEIFDAALKKTGDEALAQDITQEIFISLWENHKTINLSGSLGAYLHGAVKYKVINYFRSGSIKEQHQAALTVLMDEQHTAAADDKLILKELHLEVDAAIALLPEKMQLVFSMSRKQEKSIKEIAAELDVSVQTVKNQISAAIKLLKKSLSYILLIAVFIGLT; from the coding sequence TTGAGCGAAACTTTACTTTCATCTTTACAGTGCGGAAGCCGTTGGGCCATGGAAAAAATTTACCATGTTTATTGGGAAGAAATTTTTGATGCTGCACTAAAAAAAACGGGTGATGAAGCCCTTGCACAGGATATTACCCAGGAGATTTTCATTTCGCTTTGGGAAAATCATAAAACGATTAACCTTTCTGGAAGCCTGGGTGCTTATCTGCATGGAGCTGTAAAATATAAAGTGATTAACTATTTCAGATCGGGCAGTATTAAAGAACAGCACCAGGCTGCGCTTACAGTCCTGATGGATGAGCAACATACTGCCGCAGCGGATGATAAACTAATTTTAAAAGAGCTTCACCTGGAGGTAGATGCAGCCATTGCGCTTTTACCCGAAAAAATGCAATTGGTGTTTTCGATGAGCCGAAAACAGGAGAAATCCATCAAAGAAATCGCTGCTGAACTTGACGTTTCTGTACAAACGGTAAAAAACCAGATCTCAGCAGCAATAAAACTTCTTAAAAAAAGTCTTTCCTATATCCTGTTAATTGCTGTATTTATCGGCTTAACATAA